Below is a genomic region from Eremothecium sinecaudum strain ATCC 58844 chromosome V, complete sequence.
AACAAGAGTTCCCACCGACTTCTTCTCATTAACAAACACGATACATCTCTTGTCTCGTTTGGTCGTATTGGACATCATGATTGCATATAATGTTTGAGCCAGAGCTTTTATTTTAGAGCCCTTGTAGGGATTTAGCGAGGCATCAATGAACCTAACTTTTGAACTTTTGTTAATCTTGTGAAGATTTGGAGAAATTGAGAGATTTAGGGTGGGAAATAACTTGTCCATAGCCTTTTCAAATTCCGCTGGTATTGTTGCACTGCAAAATACCAGATGGTTAGCATTTTGCATCAGCTTGATAGCCTTGTAAGTATCCTCAACCCATGATTGATCCATTAAAGTATCAGCCTCATCCATTACAACAAACTTAGCCTGTGAAAGAAACCTATCTGGACGATTGATCATTCTGATATTGAACAAGCTTAGAATCTTTCCTGGTGTGGTGACCATAATGTCAATCCTATTTTTCAAAGCGTCCAATAACACGGGGTAAGGAGTGCCACTATCCCACTTGAAGGTATTTAAACCTAATGGTGTGTTCAATTTAGATATTGTACCGTACACTTGCTCAACCAACTCGTGGGTAGGAACTAGAATGATGGCTCGTATAATCGCTTTGTTCTTTATCTGCTCCCACATCTCCGGAAACTCGTTCTCCTGGCGCTTTAGGTAATCTACTAAAGGGAAAATGTAAGCCATAGTTTTACCAGACCCTGTTTCCGCCGCCAACATGTGTACTTGTAGTTTTGGATCCATTAGTTTCTTCGAAATTTTTTGGATTGCTGTCACTTGAATAGGAGTGGGTTTAATATCTTCAATAGGTATCTTATCGCATTCACTGTCAACTTTAGAGGTATTGACAGACTTATTAAGAATTGTTTCCCCGGCTATCAGCTCTTTTAACTTTGTCCTAACATCGGGAAGTAGTTTCAACTGCTCAAACGTCGTAATTTTGCTAACCAAATTTTTACTATGGGTAAGCAAGTGCTCTTTATTTACAGCTAATCCACCAAACTTACCATATTGGAATGGTTTAGGAGCCAATGTGTCCTTATTTTTCACCTTTTTATGTTTAGCATTGGTCTTTAACGTCCGTATACCGAATTTATTATACGTTCTAGATATATTATACGGGTGCAAAGACCTCAAAAACAAATTTAACATAGCTTTTAGAAGAACGGAAAGTGCCCCTATAACGCTTATGCAGAAACTTCTTATGGTATAAAATACTTCTGTTAGTTGTGGCGATGAGCTGATTTAGGCTGAAGATTATTCAAGGCATTAGGTACGATTTTTAAAACTTTTCATCATTTGGTAATCATCAACTTTATAGTAACAAGAACTAAGCTACAATTACTCGATAAATAAGGTAATTGACCTTTCTGCTCTCTATCATATACCATGACCAACAAGGATTTATGCTCACTATTGAAAGATCTTGATGTTTATAGTGAAAACAATGAGCAATCTAAAATTTCAAATGCATGTCTAAAGTTGTTAAATATGGGGTGTTCTAACGCAGAAGATGTGTTGAAAAAGTGCATTATAGCACTAGTCAAGCAAGATCAGTACCAAAATATCCCAAAATTATTTGAGCAATATAGTGAGTTTGCGAATGATGTCGAGAAGTTTGGCTTATTAAAGTTGTATACGTATTATAGATCAAACTCTGTTGAATTATTTGAGAAGTTGTGGCACGAACTTGTACCTAATACCGAGGAACTTTTGCAAAACGATAGTTTTACCGGTAGCGATAGGGCTTTGCTGCATGTTCGTGCACAGTTTTGCTATAAGACAAGAAATTATAGGGAATCTTTAGCAATCTACCAGGCTTTGTCTCGAACGAATCAGGACCAATATGACAGTGGTTTTGAACTTGCATGTAATGAACTTGCTGCACTTAGCGTCCTATCTGATGTCCCTGTTAGTAGTGGAATAGACGTCCCATCGTATGAGCTGCTTTTAAACGAGGCAATTGCTCACTCCTTAGCAAATAACCTCGATGAAGCCTTACAAGTATTGGAGAGAGCTTCAGGCTTGGCTAGTGCAGAGGGTGATGAGTCAAACCTGCAATTGATTATGCTTCAAATTGCCTACGTTAAGCAACGGTTGGGCCAGAACAAAGAAAGTAAGAGAATCCTGTTAAAGTTGCTCACAGAAGTGCCTAGTTCTTCCTCATTGGTGCCAATTATCAAAacaaatttgaaatctaTGGAAGAACTCTCAAAGTATGATAGCAAGTGCAACCTGCCCCTAGTACTGCGTGAACTCGATGTGAAACGCATAACCTCCATGAATGCTGAGAAATACTCGCCTTATCAATGGGACCAATTGCAAAGCAATATAATCCTATTGAAGCTGTTTAGTAATGCGTCCATCAAGTCAAAAAGCAACATGTTATCACAAGCTATTTCCAAATACTCCACTTTGATAGACAATGTTGCTCTAGAACCATACAAGGTACAGGCCAAGAGGTTGTTCAGGTTCATGGTGAAAACTATCGCTGGAAATAGTTTAAACAACAAGACCTTTGGACTATTGCTCATTTCAATGCAGTTACAGCTTAAGGTGAAAAATTTGAACTCTGCGATAATACTAGGAGAGCAATACTGGAATAAATTGATTGAATCTTCTACTATGAACCAACAAGCTCGAGTTATTTCTTATATCCTTTTGTCAATGTATGAGATAGGCTATAGATCACACTCAACACAGCTGCATCTTGACCGAGTAGTTGAGACATTCTCCATAGAAGCGGCTGGAGAGGTTTACGAATTCTGGAAGTTCATTGGCTTCACGCTACTCGGCCACCGCAGGCTAGAAGATGCGAAGAAAATATTTTCTGCTCTTATCAACGTGCAGCCATCCGATAGGCTCGTTCGTATAGTGGCTAACGATGATGATTTTGCAATCGCTTTTGAAGACAGTTCCAATATTGAAGATCTAGTAGCAGATGTAGATGTTGAAGATTTGATCAAGAAGGGTTGTACACCATTTATCACAAACCAGAAGTCAGTAAAAGCGTCTCTGAATAAAGTTaccaagaagaagagagTGTCTAAGAACAAGTTGCCCCAAAACTTCGACCCAAACAGAACACCAGACCCAGAAAGATGGTTACCCTTAAAGGACAGGACAAACTACaagcaaaagaagaaaCTCACTAAGATTACACAAGGAGGTGCAATGAATAAGAAAATAGAACAAAGTCTTGACATTACGAAACAAAAGAAGGGTAAGGGAAAGAAAGCTTGATTTATTCATCACGAGTACACATGAAAAAAAACTAGGGCCATCTAGGCACCGAATCGTTTCCAACTTGttgtatatattatttGATGACTATTGCATATTAAATGCATTTATAAACCAATGTACCTCTCTTCTATTTCATTGCATACATAATATATTCTGCATCATATCCGTTTCTAGGTAAACAGGGTATCCTCATCCCTTAGATACTCACCAATATCAGCTTGTCTAAAAGCAACAATACCAGTTGGCTGGAGATCTCTAGCCTGAGATGTGCTCTTGGCACTTACTCCAAACCCTAGAGGAATATCATTCATAGAAAATACAATCACACCCATATGCTCAGGAATATCATCCGACATTTTTCCTACATGTGCTTTCAAAACATGATTACCATACAAAAATGGCATTTCTCCATTAGGCTTAACCCAAATCTTATATTTAGCGTAACGTGCCAGTACAGTTAGAGATGTAATGTGCAACTTAAACTTCCCTGTCTTAGTAAACTTCCCTAAGCAAATACCTAAAGACATTAAATTTGGCCTAGCAACACTTGTAGCAAAATTTGCAACATTCTGAGGAACATAATAAACTCTATCCTTTTGTAATCTGAAAACATGTGGTTGTTCTTTGTTATCAACTAAGAATGAAATATTCCTGCCAATGTATGACGCAAGTTTTTCAAACAGGACCTTCGTCTCATCCTCTGTCAATTGCCTCATATCAATGCCTGATGTTTAAATCTTATTTTGATAGGCTTGCAAAGAGTTTTGAAGCTGCTATATAGCGTGTTAAATTTTAGTTcagctcatctcatcgcaagttttaatttggttgaaaaatttttgACGATATAAAAAGAAATTTTTGAATAAAGCTAACATAAATGAGCAAGTTAATTTACAAAGAAACGGCCCATTTTCAGATACTTGGGCTTCGATTGCAAGTCAATTAGGGATATTAGCACATTCGATTACTATTTGATTCTTCTATATTTTGTATTTTCCGTCCCATTCGCTTTGTTTCACTACTTTGATGAAAAATTTAGTACTGTCCATTCTTAACTACTACATAGAAATAAATTGATTCTTGGTGTAACACATAAGCTTCTAAAGTGACACAACTATATCCAGTGATTCATTAATGTCTTCACCTAATGCTATAGCATCATATGATGATGATCAGCCTTCAGAGGATACTTATAAGAGAGGAGCCAAGTATAAGCAGAACAAAGCTAGGAAAGCAGATTATGATACATCTAAACCCAAGAAAAAAGTCCATACTGAGCAAGGTACGTCAGCGACTATAGCAGTACCAGCAGCAGACAATGATAAGGAACCAAGGCAGCCTAAGAGAAAAGTTGCAGTAATGCTAGGATACTGCGGCACAGGTTATCATGGAATGCAGTATAATCCGCCAAATGCTACCATTGAAGCTGAATTGTTTGACGCTTTTGTGAGAGCTGGTGCAATTTCGAAGGCTAACTCAAGTGATCTGAAGAAAAATGGCTTTATGCGTGCAGCACGGACTGATAAAGGTGTTCATGCCGGTGGTAACGTGATCTCTTTGAAGCTAATCATTGAAGACCAAGATATTAAAGACAAGATTAACGAGCAACTCCCACCAGGGATAAGAATTTGGGGCATCAGTCGCGTTAATAAGGCGTTCGACTGTAGGAAGCTGTGTAGCTCCAGATGGTACGAGTACCTGCTTCCCACGTACTCGCTTATTGGCCCAAAACCTAATAGCCATCTCTTCCGAACTATTGAGGAAAGTAAGATTGAGCTTCCAGGAGTCCTAGACGAAGACCAAGAATCATCGGAATTTTGGAAGGCCTTTCAAGATGCTGTTGACAAGGCATTTACACCCCAGGAACTCGAGGACATAAATAACTATGTTCCTCCAAGCAAGGAAGAGTTTGACGAGAATAGCTCAATCTATAGAAAGGTTAAGGAATACAAGCAGCTAGAAAATGCTCACCGGAGAGCTTACAGGATCTCACTTGCAAAGTTAGAGAAGTTCCGCCAAAGTATGCAACAGTATCTTGGCGCTCACAACTTTCACAATTTTACATTGGGTAAGGACTACAAAGACCCTAGTGCTATCAGATTTATCAAAGAAGTCACTGTATCTGAACCATTTGTTATTGGCGATATGAAGACAGAATGGATTTCAATTAAGATTCACGGCCAGTCGTTCATGCTGCACCAGATCCGTAAAATGATTTCTATGGCTACTTTGATCACTCGTTGCGGCTGCCCAGTAGAACGTATCAGCCAAGCGTATGGGCCGCCTAAGATTAACATTCCGAAGGCTCCAGCTTTGGGGTTGCTGTTGGAAAGTCCAGTCTATGAAGGCTACAACAAGAAATTGCAGGAGTTTGGGTACGATCCAATAGACTTTACTAAGTACCAAAAAGAGATAGATGCCTTCAAGATGGTGAATATATACGATAAGATATATTCAGAGGAGATCCAGGAAAACGTGTTTAACGCTTTCTTTTGCTACATTGACGCTTTTAACCAAGTCACCGGTGCCCAGGGCGACGAAGATTCCAACAGCAATCCATCCAAAGTGCAGAGGTGCATCTTTGATTTCTTGACAGCAAGAGGAATTCCAACTGAAGTTGTCGAGAAGAAACGAGAAATCACGCCAACTAAGTCATCCGAAAATGAGTCTGCTGTTACAGAGGTACAGATTGACTCGGAATCTAAGCCTGAGGTATCCACCGAACCGACGTTGTCCACAAAAGATTCTAAAATTGAGCCCGAAAATAGTAACGAAGAGTGATTCAATGAATGTAATATATAGTACACTAAAATTATGCTTGTAGACGATATTGAACTTTTTACCTTTTAACCTTTTTCTATTTAATACTGACACAACCTACGTCTGTATTTTTTCTAAACATCGCTTTGTTCAGTTAACTGAAAAAAATTTTTCGTAATTCAATAACTCATGCGAAGTTTAAAGAAGCGACACATAAGAAGCTAAAGTAGTTGAAGTAACTCTCAGATTTGTAATGTTTGGCCATCAGGTTAGATGCTTATCAACTAAACCGTTGTTTGCGGCTGCGGGTAAGAAAGTTAGTCAGAAACCAGGCTATCTTAAGAATAATGGGCCTGCTCCACCAAAAAAAGGAAACTCAAATGCTATGACCCAGAATTGGAAACGAGTCATAGCAACCTCAAAATTCAACTCTAATGCGGAATCTGTATCTTTGCCAAAATTAGATCTGGATAATATCAAAGATGAAGTGGTCACCTACACTGATAAACAATATAACTTCCTTCGCCGTCTGGGATCTTTCAAAATGGATCAGTTTCATGAGTTATTTCAAAGGCCAATCGTTTTAACAACTAAGAGGATAACAGAGAGGTTTTTGCAAGAACTGGAATCATCGACGACTAAAAGATTCATTATTACTGGTGAGCCAGGTGTGGGGAAATCCACGTTATTAGCACAAGTACATGTACATGCACTAAAAAAGGGAGCTATAGTACTAGAATTTCCTTATCCCGAATTATTTACTAGTGGTAGAAACGACTTTTTCTATGATGGCACCAAATATATTCAACCAACGTACTTGAAGATATTACTGACTAAGTTGCGTGACGCTAACGATCGCTCTATTCTCGCTTCCCTTAAGCTAAAAAACAGTTACAGGTTCCCTGTTGTTTCAGGTCGGGATGGTGTAGTTACGCATACAGCAAAGTTAGATGCAGGGACGAGCACACTTCTACAACTGGTGTCTGTCAATACTGAATCAAAAAGCAGGGGTAAACTATTTGCAGCTGTGTTTACTGAGCTTGTCTCACAGAACTATGTGCCTGTTTATTTCACTGTTGATAACTTTTCCAGGATCTCATCTTCTCCATATACCTACTACAAAAATGCCATCAACCAATATGTTCATCTTTTACAATTTCAAGTTGCTAAGACAATCTTTAACCTTGTTGGTGGCAAAGTCCAGGCACAACATAAGGACAGTTGCGTCATCGTGGCAAATTCAGGCGTCGATAGAGTTACTAGGACTCTTAACGTTGCTACAGaaaaagatgaagaagaagtttcATACATGCTTCCTCAACATTACGATCCACTAATTGCCAACTACCTACAGCAAGGTGGAATCACTGAATTCAGAGTCCCTAAACTTAATAAAACAGAACTAGGCACTTTGCTTCAGTTTTACTCTAAAAGTAAAATACTGAGGGAAACATATTCAAGTCAAAAGTCTATGGACCAGATAGTGGACGAACAATACTTTATTAGTGGAAACGGTAACCCTAGAGAGTTACTAAAAAGCATTACCCTGAATCCAAAATAGTGTGTAGATTAAGTCCTTTTACATTCTTGTATATACACAATCCTTCATAAAGTAAACGCATCTACAGTATTTGTTATACCTTCATTTTTTTCGAGTTATCTATATATTCATTCTCATCATCAGACCACCCATCATCAACATACTTAGGTTGTTCACTTGCCCTGGCCTGCGATAGTTCCGCATTGGCTGGAAGCGAAGATGACTGTGAAAAGCTGCGCTTCTTGTCAGTTTTCCGTTGTTCCCAATTGGATTTAATCTGAGGAGCTACCTGCTCTAACTCTTCTAATTTCACAGAATCACTAATACTTTCTAGCACCTTTTGCACAACCGATATATGGTTCCCATTCAGTTTATCATCTCTGAACCGAAGCAAAGTCCATTCCCCTGTTTCTTGGTCTTTGGCACATTCAACTATCCTTCCATTTAATGGCTGCTCTAACGCCTTTAATTGCGCCCACTTTTCGTTGCTAATATGAAGCTCAGCAAATGGTTTGTACGTCCTTTCCAATATGTCTAATTCTTTCTTGCTAAATGGCTGTTCTACATCATGCAGCCTGTTATTAATATCTGGCCCACCTTGCCAAACATAGAGATGGAACAATGGTTTCGCTTCGTAATTGTAATAAAACCGATTTTTGTCCTTCTTCTGAAAGCTTTCATCCTCCGCTAAAGGAATCTCAAGAATCATTTTAAAATCAACCGTATTCTCATCTTCTGGTTTCCACTTTAATAAATATGAATCCTTACCACCAATGCTATACGAGTGGTTAACGGGAGTAAATATAAGTCCATCTGAAACATGAGGCAAGTTGTCAAGGGACGCCGCTACCTTCTTCAAATCATAGCTAAAATTCATATGCTTCATAGAAAGCTTGAAAGGGAACGTAGAGCACTGCTCTGGATAAACAGAACGAAGATCGTAGTATGGTTTATAAAACTCTTTACCCAAGTGTGCCAATCTCGAGCTTGTAGGTGATTGTGTCAGTGAGCGTCCGTTAATAGCCAAACAATCAAACATCAGAAACCGAAGCTCCTTCATCTTAGTCATCGGATTAGACTGCACAACAAGTTCTCCATCAACTAGAGTACCATCTTGAAGGGTTTCAAGCAATTCTTTCTTATTAGATCTAGGTAATTTTGGAAATCGGAATCCATTCACCCAATAGTAATTGTTCTCTCTATCTACTAAGAAACACCCTTGTTCCTTAGTTATTGGATTAACTACAACCAGCATTAGAGCTCGTAGACCGTCTGTTTTCTCACAAACGTAGTAGTCATTTAACAGTAGcttttcttcaatatcGGCATGATTGAAGGAAACCGGTTGCGATCCAGGGAATGTCTTAGCAGGTTTTGGCGAATTTAAAAGCTTGCAAAGTATCATTTTGAGGTCGTTTGAGACATTAGCTGATTGCCGAATGCCCGGCATCTCTGGAGCCTGTCTTGATTCCATGATTGAATGATAAAGAGCCTTAGTTTATACTTTTCAATGCCAATAACAAATGTTTAAGATGTTTCATTAGAGAAGCTTTATCGTGTAGAAAAATTTTGATGTAACATGGATCATAATCTCCTAAGTAAACATAATAAACACCCTTTTAAGTTGGAGTGTACTGGTCTGGGGAGTTATTATTGACCAGCAGTAGGTTTTAGAATGCCTGAGGTACCGAAGACGCCAGCCAAGAGGCGTTCTGCTGCGAAAAGAATTAATTATGATGAGAAGAGGGCTGACGCTGAACTATTACAACGGATTAAACAGCTAGAGAAGAATAAGCCTAAAAGTAGTAATAAAGCTGTAGTTAAAGCCAAAACACAGGGATTTAAATACCAAGGGTTTCTCCAAGATAAGGCTACACCTTGGAATTTTATACCGACGCTTCCACCAGCTTTTAGAAAACATAGCAGATTTTCTAATGTTATAGACATTCAAGATGCCTATGTGGATACTAGGACCCAGAGTTTGTATAATGGTAGTTCTGTGGTGCTTAAGAGGGATGatcatatatatatgattTCAGAGCCACCTGGAGAGCCATATTATATTGGTCGTGTTGTTGAGTTTATACCGAAGACAGAGTTTTATGAAAGTATTGAATCTGCCCGGAAAATGGATATAACCCAGTCTTTCCCAGCGAAATATTTTCAGGTGAAGATGAATTGGTACTACCGTGCTCGGGATATCAGGGATAACGCATCCAATGTTAATTCGAGGCTTTTATATGCGTCGCTCCATAACGATATATGTCCAATTCAATCTTATCGGGGAAAATGCACGGTTTTACACAAGAGTGAATTGGAAGATGGTAACATTCATGAATATATCAATAAACCAGGGAACTTTTTTTTTGAGCAGGTTTTTGATCGGTATACGTTAACTTACTATGATGTATGGAGCACCAAAGAGCTGCTGAATCTAAAGATCGATTCGAAGTTTTTGATTGCTCTTTCTGAGAGATATCCATATATCTACGTTGAAGAGAAGTTTCCTGTAATTAATGTCATCAAGAGGTACATTTTAAACGACGAATCGAGTATAGATAATCAATCTGGACAATGGGATCTACAATGTGGAAGATGCGAGGAATGGTGTGAGCAAGTCAACTCAATAAAGTGCGATGCATGTAAGACACCGCTGCATTTATATTGTTTAGATCCACCGCTGGAAAGGAAGCCCGGAAAACGTATTTCATGGATATGTTTCGCCTGTATCCAATCGCAAAATGATTCATTTACCGAAATTGACCAGTCTAAAACCAACATCTTAGCTGCAACTGAAGTAGAGACAAAGTCTTTGGTTGGCAAGGGCAGAAATATAGAGAACTGGTGGTTCCAGTATTTTGGATCAAAACTTATATGTCATTTAGAGGATTGTATTACTACGGATTTGATACTCCCGTATCCTATCAAGTGTTCTAGAATAGGTGTACGCCGACAGTGGTCAGGTTGTAATGATCTTGAATGGGTACCGAAACCATACTCTGATTCAGAAGACGAAAGGGGGCTTGATTCTACATCTGCACTACTTTGGTATTTAGATAAGAAGGCCATATCTGAGCAAGAGCTGGACGAATATGTTGAGCGTTGTAGTGATAATTTCCCCAAGAACCTTGGCATTACACCACAAGCTACAAACTTTTTAGATATGATTGTAAAGATTCTGGTGGATAATGGCTTTCAGAGAGATGAGGCGTTTAAGAAGTGTGGTAAGGTAATAAGCAGGGAATCACTTAAAGAACCAACATTCTCCAAGGAAGAGGTAGAAAAATTTGAACAGGCGGTAGCAGACCATGGAAGTGAATTATATCCCGTGTGTAAATTTGTTGGAACGCAACCGATGTCTATGATTGTTAGGTTCTATTACAATTGGAAGAAAACAGAGAACGGAAGGAAGATTTGGGGTAATTTTAAAGGAAGAAGCAAGAATAAGAACAAAAATAAGATTACTGCACAAGGTTCAGCTACTGGTAAGGAATTAGAAGACTTGAGgaaaagaaagagaaagaCACCTGATAAACTTGATGATTTAGAGCCTCAATGGAAACATGTTGACGATTCATCCTTTGACTCTGAGAAAATAAACAAGGTAAAAACTTGTTTCCAGTGCATGTTCTGTGAAATTGACTATTCTCCTCTGTGGTATCGAGTAACTGGTGGATCGGACGACGAAAATGTTCAATCTAGAATGAAGGTTGGAGTGAATGAAAAGACTATTGTTTCAGGCAAATCATCATCACGCTTGAGTCCTCCACAAGAACAAAAATTGAATGCATTATGCATTCGTTGTGCAAGATTATGGAGAAGGTACGCGGTCAAATGGCAGCCTCCTATTGAAGTCTTGAAAAAGCTAAAGGGTTCCAGCACAAGTAATATGCAGACAGCATTAATAGAGTTATTAGATGATCCTAACGAAAAGTTGATAAAGAGCTGTCCTTCTCAAGCTCTAACGAAAATGCTTGAATGGGAATTGGTTCAAGACGCTGAATTGATTGTAAAACAAAGATACGATATGCTTAAGAACCCTGATAGATTGAACAAAATTAAACGCAACTGCTTGAGCGCTCATGGACAACTAAATAAATTGGTTAAGAGACCAATTACTTCAATAGCAAAGGATTCAGGCGGTGCTAAGGAATTAACTGCTTACATTGACAAACATAGTGCAGGGCTCAGAAGAAAAGAACGGAAATTGAAAGAGGTAAATGGAACATCTGCATTAAAATTACCTGTTACAAAGGATAAACCTGCACCTTTAGTAGCTACCGCAAACAATCCTATTCAAGATGCTGAAGGTAGTGCTAACGTCGTTCAGGCTGAACCCATTGTTAAAAAGAGGAAATATAACTCTAGTCAGAAAAACTCATTTGGCAATGGAACAATTAAATTAGAAATACCAGGGCTATGTGATTCGAAATCAGGCAAACAGATTACCATTGAAAACCAATTTGAGTTTATTAAAATACCCGAGGAAGTACACAACAATCTATTTGGTAAGTTAATGGGCAACTCAAGCCATAATAAACATAAAGCTTCGGAAGCTACACGAAGTGCTGCAGTCGATAATAAACTCATACAACTCAACAGATCTTTATCATTTAATGACAGTGGTGTCTCTATAATTAGACAATCACAGCTTTATGATGGTATTTTGAGGGAATATAATTCAATTAACCCAGTTTATTGCAAGGAGAACAATAGAGCCGTATTGCAGGGATCCGGATCATCTAAATTCTCAGGTAGTACTAAATCATCTCTTCAGACAGCGGGAAGAAAATCTAAATCAAATTTATCTTCTCTTGTGGATCTATCCACGCAAGTTATTGGCGAACCAAGGGATTTCTGTTGTATCTGCATGGGTGACTTTAATCAACCCGAAAACTTAGAATTAACTTGCTGCAACTGTGGTCTAAATGTTCATCCTGACTGTTACGGCGTTAATAATACATCTAACATCGAGTCAGGCGAAAATTCATGGCTGTGCGACTCATGCTCCAATGATAGGAATCCATTAGTATCCACGAATTACCAATGTTCTCTTTGTAACGCAAGAGAAATTGATCATAATTCTGCTAAAAGGAAACTCAAAAAGGCAATACCTGATGCACTTAAATTTGATATGTCAGGTTCCTGGTGTCATGTTATATGCGCAATATTTAACCCAGACGTAAAGTTCGGGCTGCCCAAA
It encodes:
- the CEG1 gene encoding mRNA guanylyltransferase (Syntenic homolog of Ashbya gossypii AFL107W; Syntenic homolog of Saccharomyces cerevisiae YGL130W (CEG1)), producing the protein MESRQAPEMPGIRQSANVSNDLKMILCKLLNSPKPAKTFPGSQPVSFNHADIEEKLLLNDYYVCEKTDGLRALMLVVVNPITKEQGCFLVDRENNYYWVNGFRFPKLPRSNKKELLETLQDGTLVDGELVVQSNPMTKMKELRFLMFDCLAINGRSLTQSPTSSRLAHLGKEFYKPYYDLRSVYPEQCSTFPFKLSMKHMNFSYDLKKVAASLDNLPHVSDGLIFTPVNHSYSIGGKDSYLLKWKPEDENTVDFKMILEIPLAEDESFQKKDKNRFYYNYEAKPLFHLYVWQGGPDINNRLHDVEQPFSKKELDILERTYKPFAELHISNEKWAQLKALEQPLNGRIVECAKDQETGEWTLLRFRDDKLNGNHISVVQKVLESISDSVKLEELEQVAPQIKSNWEQRKTDKKRSFSQSSSLPANAELSQARASEQPKYVDDGWSDDENEYIDNSKKMKV
- the SNT2 gene encoding DNA-binding E3 ubiquitin-protein ligase SNT2 (Syntenic homolog of Ashbya gossypii AFL108C; Syntenic homolog of Saccharomyces cerevisiae YGL131C (SNT2)) translates to MPEVPKTPAKRRSAAKRINYDEKRADAELLQRIKQLEKNKPKSSNKAVVKAKTQGFKYQGFLQDKATPWNFIPTLPPAFRKHSRFSNVIDIQDAYVDTRTQSLYNGSSVVLKRDDHIYMISEPPGEPYYIGRVVEFIPKTEFYESIESARKMDITQSFPAKYFQVKMNWYYRARDIRDNASNVNSRLLYASLHNDICPIQSYRGKCTVLHKSELEDGNIHEYINKPGNFFFEQVFDRYTLTYYDVWSTKELLNLKIDSKFLIALSERYPYIYVEEKFPVINVIKRYILNDESSIDNQSGQWDLQCGRCEEWCEQVNSIKCDACKTPLHLYCLDPPLERKPGKRISWICFACIQSQNDSFTEIDQSKTNILAATEVETKSLVGKGRNIENWWFQYFGSKLICHLEDCITTDLILPYPIKCSRIGVRRQWSGCNDLEWVPKPYSDSEDERGLDSTSALLWYLDKKAISEQELDEYVERCSDNFPKNLGITPQATNFLDMIVKILVDNGFQRDEAFKKCGKVISRESLKEPTFSKEEVEKFEQAVADHGSELYPVCKFVGTQPMSMIVRFYYNWKKTENGRKIWGNFKGRSKNKNKNKITAQGSATGKELEDLRKRKRKTPDKLDDLEPQWKHVDDSSFDSEKINKVKTCFQCMFCEIDYSPLWYRVTGGSDDENVQSRMKVGVNEKTIVSGKSSSRLSPPQEQKLNALCIRCARLWRRYAVKWQPPIEVLKKLKGSSTSNMQTALIELLDDPNEKLIKSCPSQALTKMLEWELVQDAELIVKQRYDMLKNPDRLNKIKRNCLSAHGQLNKLVKRPITSIAKDSGGAKELTAYIDKHSAGLRRKERKLKEVNGTSALKLPVTKDKPAPLVATANNPIQDAEGSANVVQAEPIVKKRKYNSSQKNSFGNGTIKLEIPGLCDSKSGKQITIENQFEFIKIPEEVHNNLFGKLMGNSSHNKHKASEATRSAAVDNKLIQLNRSLSFNDSGVSIIRQSQLYDGILREYNSINPVYCKENNRAVLQGSGSSKFSGSTKSSLQTAGRKSKSNLSSLVDLSTQVIGEPRDFCCICMGDFNQPENLELTCCNCGLNVHPDCYGVNNTSNIESGENSWLCDSCSNDRNPLVSTNYQCSLCNAREIDHNSAKRKLKKAIPDALKFDMSGSWCHVICAIFNPDVKFGLPKTYQPLYNIGTVLLKNDGEKCGICSFQGGGLVQCDKCSNKFHVTCAQDTPDFRLCFKKYSEPSAYNTGPNSNEKFNIKPIIVCAHHSKQSDSMKDTLPLDSRTSSGVSLVQHYIKNYKTLSTINGYSSIGLRIQEYETYCKLNAENGNQDGMVKAECKDNVCLSSNKKCIHCATAVSIYWYNNVCHGCYISKDDINYISKEKTDIVVEHPAVDFNLSKHLLQDIDCDKLRIEINFQPGTKPRRKGTKNPKKPSPANEDGSPNVVVQDMGTNLTLVKDQSFSETETDFPKTMD